The DNA sequence tgttgtcagttttatttatcaaatgctcgtaaaactgacaacactgtttaTCGGAAACGGAAACGATTTGGCAGACAGGATATccggaattatttgaaattcccgcttgttttggttcaactcggaataattggaatgaaccgctctggaccaatcaaaacgtctggttcagaatttgcggTTAAGATTCCTTCTGTTCGAATAGAggaataattggaaaaaaagttgtaaaggtttttgcgtttggcccagatattccagaccaaattttcatcaaaaaccaaagtctgtcatcggtgtcaaactcgctcctaatgtaaacaaacgaacggcgacatagtccggacataaacaaagcgtacccagagcggacttcctcgagatgttccagactcaatttctcagcgttagcgtttcttcacctcgacaaaagaactttcgtccgcgtctaacatttatccctttcgtaaaatcaaatatcagttaccccgttgatctgttcatggtgatttcaagtgaaattgcggcgagatactccagactcctaatgtaaacaaagcggcctgtacctggtcgagatgttccggactcatttcttcatttacgtttcttcatctcgaccaaagaagtttctcgcgcattcaaagtaacattttccggttccattgttagagaagaaacaagtcattttgttgtaagttaggataatatttgtgttgattaagtggcttgagcattggactacctggctgcgccttgcatagctgcctctatatcaagatgattgggagaaaagcttactggttgatgtgcgaatctgaatcctaaatccctaggaacggtagttgtgaaaaccagacggatgtacaatgctaggtaccttgctcctcactcactttctcatggatgttcactggtctctccaaggttctggttttgcgatgcgttgaagccaatgctttaagtttagctataacaaccaggcttcggagatactaattaacaatcctagcagtcaccaaattctccagcaaacccgcatagttgtctattaacagctgaagaagcaatggaaaccgtatttacctatgacaacaagattttttccgttggaactctgatagtaagtatgagggggaactatcacctttaaggcacgtttctccatgaattttcttgttttttggcatcaaactaagtagaactcaaggaaaatgaggcaaaactttacaagttaccatgtaaggttcatctgctgaaaaaatagaataaagtctaaaattcctaatgaacatcaccaagatggttctgccaccagcagttcattttttaaggcacggatcaaatacggttatctattattctcacggtgcccatcaaattataggtaagaaacctagtcctgtaataataatggcatggaatgacgggctctaattggtgacttgaccatccccaataagttatcgaaagaatttacttcttaaaagatcctttgcgaataaagccaagtaaatatgcagataaaagtcccgtgtgatatgtgaagtgtacttattcaaagtaatttcaaagggaagggatgaaatgttcaaaaggtaacgtccaaatttgcaaagttgtagaggcgctaggcacaaattggacaaggtgccgctaagtaatgattaaatgaattttttattgttattaattacggaaaagaggaaaagagaatcaggccgaatgccaaaattcgaaaagtgtagggtggtgtaggagccgaaccttcttcgagattacgggcggcgagcggcaacctgattggctacgaagattgccgagcatggccgaaggcctactcgccgcttggtaggtgttgacggcggtttgacaaacagcagtttttggtgaaatgtggtccggaatatctgggccaatttGAGAGTAAGTCAAATCTCAtttgatttgtaatttttccccaattgcAGAAACAGTAGGAAACTGATCAGcagcatcataaaaaaatttaaagccttATGTGTCACTTTTCTTACGGGaggtcaaagaaataaaatgatataTTACGTAAGCTTTTTTCAATGATGCCCATACACAGAGGGAAAATGTGTCATTGGTGTTATTCACGAGATTATCCGTttagttcccaaatttttacaATCACTGGGGACGAGTCAGAGTTTACTAATTGGATGAAACTCATTTTCCTCCCGAAGAGAAAATTGTGGatagtaaaacaatttttggctGTAAAGAAATTTCTGGGCGAGATAAAGTTTGGCTTACAGTATCCAAGATTATTTGCTTTAACGCAGGGaagaaaattcaacatttttgtatACAATTATGATGTATTAAAGTCAAAAACTTGTGAACACACTTgcagcatagaataataaatgctagttattattctatgcttGCAGCATCAATATGACCTCTCATATTTAATTGAGGGTGGCTGAATCCTGTACTGATGATTACTGAGTGAGTTGTAGGTGAATCAATATCAAGAATTGCTGGTTGAATCTTTGgctcataaaaaaatgtctctcatCAAAACATATAGATCGTGAATATTACTTAGGGCCCAAGAAGGCGAACCTCCAGTGACAAACTCCTACCGAGAAACAagaatgagcaaaaatttattcattgaGGATTGTTGAGTTGAAGTGACAGGTATTTTGTAAATGCAATTAAAAGATTTAAGTTTCTATCTGAAGAATCCGATGATtcaactcctcaatttttaaccacTCATCAAACAGCATGATATAAATTCAAGTACTATGCAGTTTGAGagtaaagaacaaaaaattgattgatactGTTCGGCTGTAAAAGAAACACGATGTGATAAATAGGGATACAACTTTTACATAGACTTTCctcgttttaaattttagacgATGGAACTATGAAAGTGACACGAAAATTAGAGAACCTGGATCGACTGAATAGCTTTGGATATGAATTTCTAGTACCGAACTGAGCTtgcttcgaaaaattaaattatttcatgaaattttaggattctTACGTCGTCCTAGCAGTTCACTAGTGTTATCAGCATATCAGCCCTTATCTCTGTTATCAAAACTGTGTTTATAACCTCAAAAGCAGCTTCGCAACGGTTTGTGGTTAGTgcagaaatttgaaggtttttcggTGAAACTCGTTTGCCGCATCTCGGCAGGGAGGGTCGTCTTCCTAaagccctttccacacgttgcaagttttgctgcaagtgagccgaaagtgggagtcatcactcatcgatgatcgtgaaatttgcgggcgggacgcaaatttcacgatcatcgatgagtgatgactcccactttcggctcacttgcagcaaaacttgcaacgtgtggaaagggcttaacgacaggtggaagattttactttcggggattcaacagttccttatggacaattattagggagcaacagtcatcacctcaatttcggctgttgacctacctacatggtcgatgatgagcttcgggtgacgtcatgagccaaacaagtctcgcaaacttcggccattttcgacttgtttgcaaaacgaaactgccaacacgttgtttaacatcaaccatgtaggtaagtcaacagtagaatgctgaagtcccgaaagtaaaagcttccacaatggccaagatactagtggagggtctcttgtctctggtttacATCCATATCCAGAGGTTAGGTTGATTTGTTTATGCAGAAATGTATCTGAGTGGAGAAAGTGAAAGTGGCGACTTTTAGGACTTGAGGAAGTGCAAGTGCATGAAGTatgaaagtgagaaaaagaaAGTCAAACAGTTTTACTCCTCTTTAACCGTCTTCGTTAAATTTGTTTCTAGGTTTTTACTCTAAGATTACTTGGATATTTTGTTGCCGTTCCATCTTTACGATGGAGAACACAATGGATGCAGTATTTGATGCATCAATGTCTCTCGTCGGAGAATTCAGCAACTTCGATGGGAACACAGACGACAGAAATAAATTGATCTGGTCCTTCTTAGAAAAAATACACCGTGATAAAAATCTGGataaagtttcagattttcgaaatgGTATGTAGTCGGCGAATATGTTCCTCTATTGGCTTCCTTAGCGTATTATGCCTCAACTGTTTCTCTTTCATCTGTTAAGTATGACACTCAGAGAATTCGGTACACTTAAACATGAAAAGTGATGGTTATTTCAATCATAGTTTGATGTCTCGACTGCAGAACCACTCTTAGTCATTGcaatttgttaaaatttctgCAGATACTTTACTTTTTGATGAATAAGAAACCAACGTGCTTGTTTGACGTTACAAAATGACCACATACCTGATTGCACATTCTAAAAGtaaatcagaaatatttttcaggaagCTACAATGTGGCTTAGCTAACCTAACATAAAATGAAGTACTTACCAACCAGTCTCTGCACCATTCACTGCATTTTACTTGAGTGTATTTATTTATAGTAAGAGTATGGACACTGATTCATCCATGATTGGTTCAGCAGTATTAGGCTTCATTAGAGCTGTTCGGTAGCTGGGAAATAATGAACGTTGCAGGCAGACGATTTAAAACTGTATTGTGGAAGTGAACTGTTTGGGACTGTTTGGAGACGGAATTACCGTATTCTAAACGGTCAGTGATTTTCAATCCaatgatttcagaaaaatgttcttcTTTAAATGGTCGATAAGTCTCACAATGGCATTAAAATCTAAAGTTCCTTTTGTTTCTTGCACCTAAATTGGATCCGAATGGTTGATTGGGGTGTcacttttttaattcttttttttctctttcaggcTTAGAATGGATGAACACAACACAGCCTTTATCTCTTCACAAGGACTTAAaagggaaaataattattttggatttttttacgTATTGTTGCATAAATtgtatgcatattttacctGACCTCAAAGCTCTTGAGAATGCATTTCCAGTTGAGAGAGGGCTTGTTGTCGTAAGTATTTTAGTTTTGCACATTGCAACTACCTTAATACATGATTACTTAATTACCTATGAATTTTAAGTGTCATTTgggttataaaaaaaaaaaaaaaaaattaggtgcttaagaaataaatattttgctgttttttagATGAAGGAACATAACTTTGAAGTCTCAACAATctaattttctaggaaaatatAGATGAATAATTGTTGCCCaacatttttcatctttttgtgTGTTATCCAAAGGAAACTCAGTGATATTTTCAATCGGACATGCACAACTGATTCCTTGTAGAAAAGCGATCTGTGatagtaaattttgcaactttgatgCAGTTATGTTTTTTCATCTGGAAAATGAAGATTTGTTTCAAGAGTTCATCGTCTGCCCTAAGTACGGAAAAATAAGGGCTAAAGAGGTAAAAGAAataaaggagagagaaaaaaggtgaAAGCTTTGCTGCATAATATGCAAATGCAGCAATCAATGCCTCATATGGCAATTTCTACTGGtctgatattttttcatttaagaagGGGTAGATTTTTGGCTGCTAAAACTTCATGAAATGCAAAATGAAGCCAGCTCCTCACTTATATTGTACGTATGAAACATGAGAggggaaaaacgaaaaaaaaaaaaaaattgtgtaacagcaacgttttcaaaatctttgctaaGCTAAAAAATCActatgtttcaacaaatttcaatcTCAGTAAAAATATTAACTACCCAATCACTGGCAGGTCTCGCTTAAAAACTTCTCTTGGATATAATTCTGATTCACTCAAACGATCAGTCTCTCACTCATATTAACAATGGCAATTTAATTTGCCATTTGCCTTCATTATTTGGAATTtattttagctttaatttttggTAGCACATTGATCAACCCATATTCCAGTGGCCTTTCGAGGGCGTTATTTTAAACTAAATTTTATTAATACTTTACAAATTGGAAATGAGCTGATCGTACCTTTATCCCAATGATAGGAAGGCCTGTTCTTAAGTAATGTACTAAAAGTAATGATTCATAACATTTTTATTCTCATACTTTATGTATAGAAACTGCCCGAACGATGGGCAAATTATGTTCACCAAAAGTATAACgtataaaatgaaaagaaaagaaaaaaaagtaggagCAATAGAGCAGAGAGAGCAATGCACAATGAAATGGGAGCAtaaatgatataaaaaaaatagtgtatttccttcggaaaatacactaacatctgaaaaatacaaaatatttatgCTGAAGATATCTACTGTACATtttctgtttcattttctttaaagtAATGTCATATCCATTTTTATTTAGTCATCCTCTCCCTTTAAACGGAAATTTTCTTCGGGCAGTTCTAACAAGTTCCAGGTTAATTTAAGtaaatttgaacgaaaaaatttgaCTTGCTAATCTGATATTGCACTTGTGATTTATAAATTTGTTGGTGCACTCAACAGATTGGTGTTCACAGTGCAAAGTTTGCAAATGAGCGCAATACTCAGAACATTGTCGATGCTGTCCAGAGGTATGAAATATCCCATCCAGTGGTGAATGACAACGGGGAACAAATGTGGCATCAGCTATGTGTTAACTGCTGGCCAACTCTCATCGTCATCGGTTTGTGccttgttaatttattttattttgatgataaaaaaagagaaagtagAAGTAGAATAAGAGGGACGGCCATGGTGGATAATCACCATGCAAACTTTGGGTGGCAATGGCACCCCATCAAACGCAGCAAACGAATTTCCGTATTACCTTGGCTCTGTTTGGGACCTTCAATATGTCCCATGGGCAAGATAATAAAAAAGCACATTTTGTACACGATAATTCCTTTGTAATTCTATTTCAATGCTGATGTGTCCTAGTGTCTCtggttttttccctccttttttccaTGCAAGCAAGTGCTGTCAAACAgttttttaaatgtcagaaaAATTCTATTCAATCGAGAATATTTTTGCAAACTGAGTGCAACAAATTAAGTATTTTCAGCGTTACTCCCTTACAAATAGTTTTCCTCTCCAGTGATACTGACGAAGCGTTTATTTGTACGTTTATTTTGTGTTATTTAGCTCCAGATCTTCGTCCATTACTTGTGCTGCAGGGAGAGGGGCATCGGTCTCTTCTGTTTGCCTTGATCGAGAAAGCTGTTGAGTTCTATAGTAAAGAGGGTATTCTATCAAATCATAGACTTACTCAAATTCAAATCACCAAATCATTCAATGCTTCCAAGTTGTCTTACCCTGGAAAAATTGCCACTCACGAAAACAGTGTCACTTTCTCCGACTCTGGTAATCATCGAATCATCCTCATCCAGAAATTTGGTTCAGCAGAAGAAAAAATCGTAAGTGATTAACTTCATggttttttcctgtttttagtGTAGGTATTTTCCGAaagaaaaatacactatttttatttttaaaattcaagtcaCTTGTCATATATTTACTTTAGACGCATGTTACTGTCACTTAGTATCAATAGATAAGaagcaaaaccatgtatctctgcttgcaatgttgcagactttgtggcatactttatttttcctgcagaaaactagtcaacataatttattgaaaactcCAGTGATTTTTCTACTCGGTCAAGAGAATGCTCTGTATAAATTCCAAGCTCcaaagtttgcttgtttctcttttgaaaaagtaaaagagGAACATACATTTTGAATCACCACAATGGAAGTATGTTAATCGCATTTTAGCCATCATTTTAAGAAACAACTACGTGCAATAATTTATCATCCCAAGAACGAATCTAAAATAGCAGTGAGTTTAGATTTTTTCTAATGTATACCTACATTAGATTGTACTGATTTCTCAGTATTAGGCAGCTTTCAGCAATCTAAAGGTTAATATCATTTAcatactttaaaaatttaaaattacaaatcTTGGAAATGCAGGtctaattttgtttaaatttcattttaacttaAAATGGAACAAGTAATGAGCTCAGATTTCAAtgatctcattttattttattttaagaagcAAAAACGCCCTATCTTATTTCATCAGTACCTACTGTTTTGCTAAGGATGTATAAACATTCAGAAATTGCCAGATTTCTTGCgatagaatatttatttttaagaaattttagaaggatcttaccttgaaattttcagatggttAAGATTAAAGtgcaaataaaattggaaagaatgtacacaaatttccctgaaaatacttatttaatcaagggaaatctggcaatgcctgaaggcttaCATTGCAGACTCTACCTTGACAGAGTAGTTAAATTGCAGACTGAACTAATCTCACCAGTGTTAGCAAAGGCAAATCTAGCTAAACATGGTAGTCTTCATTCATAAAggtatattttctctttgtaAATTTCTAATCATCCTTACTTTTGAGGACTATCTTTCAACtgtattttttctaaaactttcacctgtttccagtttttttttagtatacaataattattttttatcaaaattctcTCCTAGCTCACAATCGGTGGCATTGTCAGTGGCTTCAAGGACGGATCCTTCTCAGATGCAAGATTTCACTCTCCACAGGGTGTAGCTTTTTTGGATGATAATACTGTAATTGTTGCTGACACTGAAAATCATGCACTCAGAAAGGTTAGTTTCCGTACAGCACAAGTACAAATTGCCTGGAAAAATAAGCAAGTAATGGAATACAATCTAGTAACAGTTACTATGAGTTCGCCACCGAGAAATTTGGGAAATTTTGTTATTAGATGCCTCTACTGCAATGCAATGTTTGAATATTCTAATTAGGACCCCAAATCAGTTCATGGATTTCTATTGCTTCTTAACTTCATAATTTTCAACTGATTCCCAAAATGGGATGAgcaaagaaaattatcaaagtCATCATCTTTTTAGTCCTAGAAAGATGTATAGCTATAATAGATAAGCTGCTATGATCGATATATTGCTATGACTGATAGGCTGTTGTGCCAGTCCTGCCCTCTGCAGTATGTAATATATATTAAATGTTTAATGATTTTACCCTCTTTATGTTTTCTACCTTTTTTAGATTGATCTGAAATGCAACAAAGTTGAGACTCTCTCAGGCACTGGTGCTCAGGGATTTAACAGAATAGGCGGTAAAAAGGGCACCAACCAAATCCTCTCTTCCCCGTGGGACGTTTGTAtaaattcagaaaaaacaaTTGTTTTCATCGCGATGGCAGGTTTACATCAAATTTGGGCGTACTTTCTAGCAGATACGTCATTGTGGGGCAGGTAATTTTGGATTTATTGATTTAGTCTCATTTTACCAGTGTTTGCTCCCACAGCACCCTTCATGTACAGATGTGAGGAAcaaatatttggacgtatttctatcaaacggaactaagcgccataggaggaggaagggagaggggggcttggattggcgggtgttgcagtacgcgatgctcgttccgtcctattcttgcaatgcttttccatggcgcttagttccgtttgacagaacgtgctATCCGGGAtgctaaaatcctcaaaaggaacttaatttggcgcttagttccgtttaacataaatacgtccatttgtttgTCTCGTGAATGATTTATGTCCTATTTTGATACCTGTTAATTTAGCTCTGTTTGCTGCTGATAAAAGCAAATGATATAGAGGTTAAACTGTCCTGATCTaccaggggtgcaaaaacttcttGACTTCACGATCAGGTGGTTGTAGTCAGTTGTGCACGGAAATGAGGAGGTTCATGAAATGAGTTTCAAAATTGGGATTAAAAGGAGCCTAATTTTCTTTGTGTACAGTAGGATGgagtttttttgccaacgtgcatTGAGAATTCAGAAttaaactgaaaatctcaatacagagggaaaaagctcttatgagcacagttttccttcaaagagatatgctgtttggtgcaacactagttacgtccattcaggaaggcaacttcAGATACGTTTCGGCTTTGTCGgaccaatcctcagtgcagtgcagccttctgaattttctgctaccaagctTGACAGTTCGTGAAACCAGCCTGAGACTTGGGCAAGCGGACGCTGGCAGCAAGTAGACTTGCGCCATTAGTGAGCCAATATCCAAACTTTGTATAATTGATTACGTCGCTGTTTAAGGTAAAGATTTTCACATTCAGAgctatttaatttttagaaTGTTACTTTTTATTATCACAAAttaagtgtttattttttattttgcaggtCATACAGTCAAGGAGTCTGTGCTGCAGTTGCTGGAAACGGGAAAGAAGAAAATCGCAACAACCT is a window from the Bemisia tabaci chromosome 10, PGI_BMITA_v3 genome containing:
- the LOC109032404 gene encoding NHL repeat-containing protein 2 → MENTMDAVFDASMSLVGEFSNFDGNTDDRNKLIWSFLEKIHRDKNLDKVSDFRNGLEWMNTTQPLSLHKDLKGKIIILDFFTYCCINCMHILPDLKALENAFPVERGLVVIGVHSAKFANERNTQNIVDAVQRYEISHPVVNDNGEQMWHQLCVNCWPTLIVIAPDLRPLLVLQGEGHRSLLFALIEKAVEFYSKEGILSNHRLTQIQITKSFNASKLSYPGKIATHENSVTFSDSGNHRIILIQKFGSAEEKILTIGGIVSGFKDGSFSDARFHSPQGVAFLDDNTVIVADTENHALRKIDLKCNKVETLSGTGAQGFNRIGGKKGTNQILSSPWDVCINSEKTIVFIAMAGLHQIWAYFLADTSLWGRSYSQGVCAAVAGNGKEENRNNLYPMSSAFAQPSGICISDETNAMFIADSESSSIRAIELGSGKVKAVVGGARDPHNLFAFGDTDGVGTTAQLQHPLGVAWNQNNQKLYVADTYNHKIKEINVKENSARTLKVDQTLKEPTGLCFFGQKMLIADTNNHRILKYDPESGKTEIVNIKLEACKPSAKCKNIAKLDKISISPKGGSLKMNLSVILPNGCSITKGAPSKWLLSPPDTWKTIKAGSEEFQLTDQFEFQVPEQTTEIKSSNLTAQVPLIALKCFVYYCTPTSTCSQHEFSILLEISYEEEASSNASYDFSHSIIS